From Rhodovibrio salinarum DSM 9154:
AGCCGTTTGCTGTCCCCCACGTCGGCGCGGAATTCGGCCGGGCTCAAGGTGTGGACGCGCTGGTGCAAGCTGCCATGGCTGGCCAACTCATGGCCCGCAGCCACGATATCGCGCACCAGGTTCGGATGCCGCGCAGCAACCCAACCCAGGGTGAAGAAGGTCGCGCGCACGCCGTGGCGGTCGAACAGCTCCAGCACCCGGCGCGTGTTCGCGGCGACGCGCGAGGGATGGCGGTCCCAGTCGGTGCGCTTGACCACCGGCGCCATGGCGGACACCTGGAAATGCTCCTCGACGTCGACGCTCATCGCATGGGCACGGGGGCCGGCAAGGGCAGTGGCATCAACGGCCCAGCTGGCGCGGCGGGACATCAGTGCCGCTCCCGTTCACGGCCATCAAGACCGCCATCGTGCGACAGCACGTCGACGATCCGGGCAATCTTGGCCTTGCACGCCGCCAACTCGGTGCGCAGTTGCGCCACGGTCGCGCTCAGCGTCGCCGGATCGCTTGGTGGCGACGCGGCGATTTCGCTCGACAGACCTGCACGGTCGTCAATCGCCGATCCGCCATGCCCGTGGCCGTTCTGCGCAGCCGGCGCGCCATCGAAAGCAAGATCGGGGTGCGCGTGACCGTTCACGGCGACCACGACGGGTCGCTGCGGCTGTGCGCGAGGGGCCTCGGCCGGAGCGGTGTCGGCGTCGAGCCCAGTTTCCTCAGGCCCGACTTCTTCAGGCCCGACGCCTTCGGGCGCCGCGTCCTCGACCGCATCGACCAGTTCCAGTGGCTCCAATGCGGCCTCGGACAGCTCCACCGCCGCCGCGCGCACCCGCTGCGCGGCCGAGGTCGCCTGGGACTCTGCCTGCGCACCGGGCGCGTCGGCCTGCAGGCATTCCGCGCGCATTTCCTGGATCACCTCGGCCAGTGCCGGACCATCCAGCTCGTGACGGTCTTCCAGGAAGCCATAGAGCAGCGCGCGGTCGCACAGACGGTTGATCTTGCGCGGCACACCGCCGGTTTCAGCCGCGATCTCCGCCAGCGCCTCCGGCGTGAACAGCGGCAGGCCGGCGTAGCCCGCGTGCTTCAGGCGATAGCCGATGTAGGCGGGCACGTCCTCCGGCGCGAGCGGCGCCAAATGATAGGACGCGATCACGCGCTGACGGATCTGCTCGGTATCCGGCTGGGCCAAGCGCTCGCGGAATTCCGGCTGACCGACCAGCAGGGTCTGCAGCAGTGGATGCTCGGCGTCCTGGAAGTTGGAGAGCATACGCAGCTCTTCCAGCGATTCCTGGGAGAGATTCTGCACCTCGTCGACGATCAGTAGCGTGCGCCTGCCCTCTGCCCGGGTGGCCAGCAGGAAGCGCTCCAGGTCGCGCAGCAGTCCCGCCTTGGTCGGCGCATTTTCCGGCAGCCCCAGACGGTAGGCGATCAGCCCCAGCAGGTTCTCGGCGCCCAGCTGGGTGGTATTGATCCGGGCCACCACCGCATCCGCGAAGCGGCCGCCGGCCAGCAGATGCTCCAACAGGGTCGTCTTGCCCGCACCGACCGCGCCGGTGACAACGACGAACCCCTCACTCTTCGACAGGCCGTAGATGATCGTCGCGCGCGCGCGGCTGTGGCCGTGGCTTTCGAAGAAGAAGCGCACGTCCGGGGTGATCTGGAAGGGCAGATGCGTCAGGCCATAATGTTCGAGGTACATCCGCAATCGGTCCAGCGGTTGGGAACGGGACGGCGGGCCGTGAGGCTCAGGGCGCGGCGTACTTGTAGTAGGGCGTGCGCACCCGCCCGCGGCCGCGGTTCTTGTTGAGCACGATCTGCGGTTCCAGATCGGCCGGCATCTGCTCGAGCGCGTCGTCGATCGTGGCCCGGTCGGTGCGGTCCGCCTCGACGACGAACACGACCTGACCGGCGTACTCGCTCAAAATCGCCGTACCGGAATCGGCCAGCACCGGGGCGGAATCGATGATCACCAAGCGGTCGGGATAGCGGGTCGATAGTTCGTCGACGATCTGCCCCATGCGCTGACTGCCCACCAACTCGCTCGCAAGCTCGCGGTTCTGGCCGGAGGGGATCAGCGACAGCCGCTCGAGGTCCGTGCGCAACAACACCTCGGAAAGATCGCGCGACGGATCGGCAACGATGTCCAGAAGGCCCGCCTGTTCGTGCACGCCCATGCGGGTCAACAGGTCCGGTCGCCCGAAATCGCCATCGATCAGTACGACCCGCAGGTCGTATTCGCACGCCAAGCTCATCGCCAGGTTCAGGGAAATGAAGCTCTTGCCCTCGCCCGGCTGCGAACTGGTGACCAGGATGACGTTGCTACGCGCCCGGGTGCCCTTGCGAAACCGATGCAGCAGGCTGCGCTTGACCATCCGCATCTGTTCGGCAAGCGCACTGGTCATGGTTGCCGGCGTCAGGTAGCCCTTGGCCTGTAGCCATGCGAAGTCCAGCGTGACGGTTTGCGACTTGCGTGGCGACATTTGCTGGTTCGACGCGGCGTCCCGCTGGCCGTCCACAGCCGGGTCGGTCGGTCGCTGCGCCGCGGCCTCCGCGCGCTCCGCCAAGGTCGGCTTGGGCGCGGCATGACCATTCGTCCGGGCCGCATCGAGGCGTTCGGCCGCCCGCTCGATCAACCACAGACGGTCAGCGGTTTTGTGCGCAACACGGTCGGTCGGCGTTTGCTCGGTCATTTTGCCATCTCGCTTGTCAGGCGCGCCGTGCGTACCGCGCGGCCGGGTCAAATCACTCACTGGAGGCCCCGATCGTTCCGGACTGAACACCATCGACCGTGCTGGCGAGCACGTTCTTGAGCGCCGCGGGTGTCATCTGGCTCTGCGTCAGGTTGCCGAGCCCGACCTTGGCCTCGACCAGCTGCAGCGCCCCGAACAGGCCGAGGAAACCGACCAGCGCCACGCAGAGTCCCAGGTTGCTGATCAGCCGGCGGACGGCGTAGCGGCGGTCGCGCAACTTGGTGACGACGCCAATCACCGGCAGGTCGAAGTCGCGCCGCAGATGGCTAGAGGTGGCGTAAGTCGTCCTGAAGAATCCGAGGAGGATGGTGAGCCCCACGCCTACGCCGACTGAAACCACCAGCACAGCCGTCATGAACAGGCTGCGCGGCGGGCCGGCCGCGATCGTCGGGATCTGCGGCGGCTCGATGATGCGGAACTGAACGCGGTCGCCCTGCTGCTCGCGGTCGGAGGAGATTTGCGCGGACTCGCGCCGGGTCAGCAGTTCCTCGTACTTGTGCTTCATCACGTCGTAGTCGCGCTTGAGCTTCTGAAGCTGGGCCTCGACCTCGGGCACCTGCTCCAGGCGCGAGGTAATCTGCTCGACCTTGGCGGCGGCATCCGTGACCTGGCGACGCAACGTCTCGACCGTGGCGCGCGTGTCCACCAGCCGGACCCGGAGTTCGCTATAGGTCGGGTTCGGGGTCTGGATCCCACCCGGGGTCAGGGGCGCCTCTCCCCCCGGGCCCGCGACTTGACGCGCCTGCGCATCCAACTCCTGCTGCAGCCCCTCCATCTGCCGCTGAGCGGCCTGTACGTCGGGGTGCTGATCGGTATAGCGGGAGCGCAACTCCTCCAGACGACCACGCAGGGCCATGATCCGGGCTTCTACGCCGGTTGGCGGGCCAGACCCGAATCCCCCCACCTGTTGGGTCAGGGTCTGCGGCGTGCCGGCCAGTTCCTCGGTCAGCAACTTCTCGCGGGCGATCGCGTCGTTGAGCTGGGACCGGCGCAGCGCGAGCTCCGACTGCGCGCTGCTCAACTGGTCTTGAAGCCCGCTCTGCCCCGGCAACAGCGTCATGTTCTGCTGCTTGAAAACGGCAAGCGTGTGTTCTGCGGTATCGAGCTTGTTTTCGTACTCGGCGATCTGCCGGTCCAGAAACGCCTGCGCCGAGTCCATATCCTCGCGATTCCGGCCCAGGTTATTCTGCACGAACATCGTCATCAGCGACTGCACGACTTCGTATGAGCGCTTTTGCTGCGTGTCCGTGTAGGCCAGCGTGAAGATATTGGTCTTGGTGGAATCGACCCGGATACGCTTGCCAAGGGAATTGATCACCGCCTCGAGTTCAGCGGGCGTCTCGGCGGTGAGATCCATATCGGTTTGACGCACCACCTCTGCGAGGTTGGGGCGGGCAAGTAACGTTTCGCGCATCACCGCAAGCTGATGGTCGACATCGTTCTCGACCGCCACACCGCGCAGCAGCGGGTTCAGCACACTCGCCGTATCGACGAAGATCTTGGTCCGTGCCTCATAGGTGTTGGGCAGCGTGGCCACCGCGGCCCAACCGACGAGCGACAGACCGACCGCCGCACCGAACGCGATCCAGCGCCGCTGCCAGACAGCATCGAGGTACTGGTAGATCTGATCCAAGATATC
This genomic window contains:
- a CDS encoding ExeA family protein: MYLEHYGLTHLPFQITPDVRFFFESHGHSRARATIIYGLSKSEGFVVVTGAVGAGKTTLLEHLLAGGRFADAVVARINTTQLGAENLLGLIAYRLGLPENAPTKAGLLRDLERFLLATRAEGRRTLLIVDEVQNLSQESLEELRMLSNFQDAEHPLLQTLLVGQPEFRERLAQPDTEQIRQRVIASYHLAPLAPEDVPAYIGYRLKHAGYAGLPLFTPEALAEIAAETGGVPRKINRLCDRALLYGFLEDRHELDGPALAEVIQEMRAECLQADAPGAQAESQATSAAQRVRAAAVELSEAALEPLELVDAVEDAAPEGVGPEEVGPEETGLDADTAPAEAPRAQPQRPVVVAVNGHAHPDLAFDGAPAAQNGHGHGGSAIDDRAGLSSEIAASPPSDPATLSATVAQLRTELAACKAKIARIVDVLSHDGGLDGRERERH
- a CDS encoding AAA family ATPase, producing the protein MTEQTPTDRVAHKTADRLWLIERAAERLDAARTNGHAAPKPTLAERAEAAAQRPTDPAVDGQRDAASNQQMSPRKSQTVTLDFAWLQAKGYLTPATMTSALAEQMRMVKRSLLHRFRKGTRARSNVILVTSSQPGEGKSFISLNLAMSLACEYDLRVVLIDGDFGRPDLLTRMGVHEQAGLLDIVADPSRDLSEVLLRTDLERLSLIPSGQNRELASELVGSQRMGQIVDELSTRYPDRLVIIDSAPVLADSGTAILSEYAGQVVFVVEADRTDRATIDDALEQMPADLEPQIVLNKNRGRGRVRTPYYKYAAP
- a CDS encoding XrtA system polysaccharide chain length determinant, with translation MQDILDQIYQYLDAVWQRRWIAFGAAVGLSLVGWAAVATLPNTYEARTKIFVDTASVLNPLLRGVAVENDVDHQLAVMRETLLARPNLAEVVRQTDMDLTAETPAELEAVINSLGKRIRVDSTKTNIFTLAYTDTQQKRSYEVVQSLMTMFVQNNLGRNREDMDSAQAFLDRQIAEYENKLDTAEHTLAVFKQQNMTLLPGQSGLQDQLSSAQSELALRRSQLNDAIAREKLLTEELAGTPQTLTQQVGGFGSGPPTGVEARIMALRGRLEELRSRYTDQHPDVQAAQRQMEGLQQELDAQARQVAGPGGEAPLTPGGIQTPNPTYSELRVRLVDTRATVETLRRQVTDAAAKVEQITSRLEQVPEVEAQLQKLKRDYDVMKHKYEELLTRRESAQISSDREQQGDRVQFRIIEPPQIPTIAAGPPRSLFMTAVLVVSVGVGVGLTILLGFFRTTYATSSHLRRDFDLPVIGVVTKLRDRRYAVRRLISNLGLCVALVGFLGLFGALQLVEAKVGLGNLTQSQMTPAALKNVLASTVDGVQSGTIGASSE